The Styela clava chromosome 10, kaStyClav1.hap1.2, whole genome shotgun sequence genome window below encodes:
- the LOC120338007 gene encoding uncharacterized protein LOC120338007, which translates to MASFSRQRLLPVTSGDNTAHVESKYFCEASNNQINISLEIKSPARIGVKTPLCFILVIDASGSMSSPVGEDSTSLFDRMKTFAHLMIKHVSSDDYLVIISFAEDARVDLGITKMDDHGKNLAKNTLPLLNLRGATNLEDGLTEALEEIKWARSHFWKEGNVRSNIILFTDGLPNCGILDAQSLIAKYKEIEKSMPGRSCVPLSAFTIGNYRPKVLVEIASKLSSEAFYWLDQNQNFESEMMIPLFLKKMTHVSDVSVKLQSGWDVFFSRTKTSKDHLEEQTFDSLSYFLHSLPEDMPKTISIFLEIRPGLLLSMLHGQTILSAHISFLDENLKMVEFQDVITFSHSTLFEIMTKACVSSKIQAIDVETQTYARSSYLFTSRNSQTQDTWTETKQSLLKNIQMTCLNDTANVILAAQNHTGDVNEMAESTLLLFEKHTQRFGKIVRNDQMALHGLNGYLSQLKIHVDTARKAVIVKNGSNFSQMNAIVSALKNETPGIGVSGLKEKHKIDKKLNDLRQILSEAKSHLRKTSPKKG; encoded by the exons ATGGCATCTTTCAGCCGCCAACGACTTTTACCTGTTACATCGGGGGACAATACTGCACATGTTGAATCGAAATACTTTTGTGAAGCTTCAAATAATCAG ATTAATATATCTCTTGAGATAAAATCACCTGCTCGTATCGGAGTCAAAACTCCTCTTTGTTTCATACTTGTAATTGACGCAAGTGGTAGTATGAGTAGTCCAGTTGGAGAAGACAGTACATCATTATTTGACAGAATGAAG ACATTTGCCCATTTGATGATAAAGCATGTGTCAAGTGATGACTATCTAGTAATAATTTCATTTGCTGAAGATGCCAGAGTTGATCTTGGTATAACAAAGATGGATGATCATGGGAAG aatttggcaaaaaatactCTGCCGCTACTGAACTTGAGAGGGGCAACAAATTTAGAAGATGGTTTGACTGAAGCACTCGAGGAAATTAAATG GGCAAGGTCACATTTTTGGAAGGAGGGAAATGTAAGATCCAATATCATTCTTTTCACTGACGGCTTACCAAACTGCGGAATATTAGACGCTCAAAGCCTTATTGCCAAGTACAAAGAAATCGAAAAGTCAATGCCGGGCAGAAGTTGCGTTCCACTATCAGCGTTTACAATTGGTAACTACAGACCCAAAGTACTGGTTGAG ATTGCTTCAAAGCTCAGTAGTGAAGCATTTTACTGGTTGGATCAGAATCAGAACTTTGAAAGTGAGATGATGATACCGCTATTTTTGAA AAAAATGACTCACGTCAGTGATGTTTCTGTGAAATTGCAATCTGGTTGGGACGTTTTCTTCAGCCGAACCAAAACCTCAAAAGATCATTTGGAG gAGCAAACTTTTGACAGTCTgtcatattttttacattctCTCCCGGAAGATATGCCGAAAACGATATCAATATTCCTCGAGATCAGACCTGGTTTATTGTTGTCG ATGCTGCATGGACAAACTATTTTGAGCGCACATATTTCCTTCTTGGATGAAAACCTAAAAATGGTGGAATTTCAAGATGTGATCACATTTTCTCATTCTACATTATTCGAAATAATGACCAAAGCCTGTGTTTCTAGTAAAATTCAAG CGATAGATGTGGAGACGCAGACCTATGCAAGATCGTCGTACCTCTTCACATCCAGAAACAGTCAAACACAAGATACTTGGACAGAAACCAAACAAtcgttgttgaaaaatattcaaatgactTGCTTGAATGATACTGCTAATGTTATTCTCGCTGCACAAAATCATACTGG CGATGTTAATGAAATGGCCGAATCAACACTTTTGTTATTCGAGAAACATACTCAACGGTTTGGAAAAATTGTACGTAATGACCAAATGGCATTACATGGTCTGAACGGCTATTTGTCGCAGCTAAAAATTCACGTAGATACGGCAAGAAAGGCAGTTATAGTCAAAAACGG GTCTAACTTTTCCCAAATGAATGCAATTGTTTCTGCCCTGAAAAACGAGACTCCCGGCATCGGAGTATCAGGATTGAAAGAAAAGCACAAGATTGACAAGAAATTGAATGATCTACGTCAG ATCTTGAGCGAGGCGAAATCGCATCTTCGCAAGACCTCACCAAAGAAAGGGTAA